From the Myxococcus guangdongensis genome, the window GGTGAGTACGTGGCCAGCGAGGCGAGCTTCTACCGGGTGCTGCGCGAAGCCGGGCAACTGGCCCACCGCGGCCGTACCAAGGCGCCTACGCCCAGGCCTCGGGCCGAGCACACCGCCGCCCGGCCCAACCAGGTGTGGAGCTGGGACATCACCTACCTGAAGGGCCCGGTGAAAGGTGCCTTCCTCTACCTGTACCTGGTGGTGGACGTCTTCAGCCGCCGCGTCATGGGCTTCGCGGTGCACGAGGAGGAATCGTCCGAGCACGCCTCGGCCCTCATCCGTCGCTCCTGGCAGGAGGCGGGCTGCCCCGAGGGCTTGGTGCTGCACTCGGACAACGGCGGGCCGATGAAGGGTGCCACGCTCCTGGCCACCCTGCAGTGGCTGGGCGTCACGCCGTCCTTCAGCCGACCCCGCGTCTCGGACGACAACGCCTTCTCCGAGGCCCTCTTCCGTACACTGAAGTACCGCCCCAGCTTTCCCCAGAGGCCCTTCGCCTCCGCCGAGAACGCGCACGACTGGGTGACGCGCTTCGTGGACTGGTACAACATCGAGCACCGACACTCGGCCATCCGATTCGTCACACCCGACGATAGGCACTTCGGCCGCGAGACGGCGCTGCTGGCCCGACGCCACGGGGTGTACCAGCGTGCTCGAGTCTGTCACCCCGAGCGCTGGAGTCGAGGCACGCGCGATTGGTCACCGGTGGGGCCCGTCCGCCTCAACCCCGCGCCTAACCTCATCCTGCATCTGCAGGAAGTGAGGGACGCCGGCTGAAACCTCTCACGCGACAACTACCTTGACGCTCACCGCCGGCCGCCCGTCAGTACGCCAGCACCTCTCGGCCGCCTCTAAACCCGGCCTAGGCCAAACCGCTACTTGATCCCACCGGAGCGATATGCAGCCGGACCCCGCCCGTACTTTACGCCGATGGGTGCGCGTCGACCGTAACGTCGTGCTCCTTGCCTGCCGACTCGCAGGTGGTCTTGATAAACGTAGCCACCGCTTCTTCCCATTCTGGGAAGCCACGACCGATCGCGACCACAAACCTGAGGAATTCGGCCTGGGAGGACTCCACAATCGCCTTAATCTCTAGCTTGAGATGCTCGATGCAGTGTGTTGCTGCTTCTTTAACTCGTACATTTTTCTTCCTGTCAACACGCTTTTGCAGACCCGAGTCTGCATGGCAGCGGACCAAGTTGGTTCTGAAGACGTTGTCATCAAGCCAGTCCAGCCACCCGGCTTGCACATTATTCAACTCATTTTCATGCCTATAGATTTGCTGCCCGGTTGTTCCGACGGCCGGCAGCCCATGACTGAACTCACGGATGGATGGTGATTCGCAGATGTAAATTAGTGATATGCTCTGCCCACTGGCCGCCGGCCAGTTGGTGTGAACGGGCACGCCCCGTACGCGAGCCAGCACGTCATCCCAGTTGCCGGTTCCACACTTCGCGGGGCAGTTGGAGCATATCGTCGAAGTCACAGGCTCGAACTGATAGAACCTCAGGTAGTTCGAATTCTTGGGTGTCTGACGTTCCTTCAAAGTCATAATGAACCTCGCCACAAGCCGTGTACGTCTTGGGTGTGATATCAACATGCCAAGCGGTGGATCAATGGAGGTCTAACGCATAGAAGGACGGAAGGCTTGTTGAGGGGTGACAGGCTGGAGCGAAAAGGCCAGACGGGGGACGCTGACGGGCGCCTCAGGGCCGCGCGCCGGACCGGTGGAGAGGCGGTGCGACCTCCTGGAGGCACGCGCTTGCTCAGGCCACCCTCCCAGGAGGGAGACGGTGCGGGACATGGGCTTCCGGAGTTCCGTTACTGCTGGCATCGTGCTCCCCTTGTTTCCGTCTCCAAAATGTCTCCAAGATTGAAGGGGACTCCAGGCGACAGGTAGGACTGGCGAGGACTGCCCCGTGGACTCGAAGTGCCCGGATTCACTCATGATTCAGCGAAAGGCGTGTGCCGTCGCGGGTTTGGGGCACCCTGGGTCCACGGGT encodes:
- a CDS encoding IS3 family transposase; this translates as MTTEVEAVCERLGVAARTIQRWRKPETAEDRRCGPHTRPANRLSEVERRRVLAVANSEEFRDASPKQIVPRLADRGEYVASEASFYRVLREAGQLAHRGRTKAPTPRPRAEHTAARPNQVWSWDITYLKGPVKGAFLYLYLVVDVFSRRVMGFAVHEEESSEHASALIRRSWQEAGCPEGLVLHSDNGGPMKGATLLATLQWLGVTPSFSRPRVSDDNAFSEALFRTLKYRPSFPQRPFASAENAHDWVTRFVDWYNIEHRHSAIRFVTPDDRHFGRETALLARRHGVYQRARVCHPERWSRGTRDWSPVGPVRLNPAPNLILHLQEVRDAG